The Polyangiaceae bacterium genome includes a region encoding these proteins:
- a CDS encoding YgiQ family radical SAM protein, with amino-acid sequence MSLVPLRRHRSAPSPSELRAFLPTSRAEMDARGWEELDILIVTGDAYVDHPAFGPVLIARFLEGRGYRVGLLAQPRWDGPEALRVMGRPRLFVGVSAGNLDSMLNKLTAQKKVRSDDQYSPGGRPNQRPNRASIVYANLCRQAFPGLPVVLGGIEASLRRIAHYDYWSDSVRRSVLLDAKADLLVFGMGERAAWEIAQRLAAGERASDLHDVRGTAVVKKNPAEWQPLADAPSRFVTDGKLVVLPSFDDVSRDKRAFAKMTALFQKETNAHNGRPLLQVHGQEAVYLNPPALPLAEADMDGLYALPFARRPHFSYGQERIPAFETVKHSIVTMRGCFGGCTFCSITEHEGRIIQSRSERSVLDEIRQLSRMSGFSGVVTDVGGPTANMYKLHCKEPKIEAACRRLSCVHPGVCENLVTDHDPLVQLLRKVRREKGVKRVFIASGVRYDLAVKSPAFIRELAEHHTGGQLSVAPEHVDPEVLDKMKKPGVETYERFAQAFCQASDAAGKEQYLVPYYITGHPGSTLADTIELARYLKRNDMRPRQVQDFIPTPMAVATAMYFTGLDPFTGEPVPVARELRDKRLLKALIFWWDPEHWPLAREALRKAGRSDLIGTRDSALIPPARPAREGPPKGGWYKGGRVERGPRTASHGRAQDAQGGGGRAERGDAPREGAAPPRAGRRQR; translated from the coding sequence ATGAGCCTGGTCCCGCTCCGCCGCCATCGAAGCGCTCCGTCGCCGAGCGAGCTCCGGGCCTTCTTGCCGACCTCCCGCGCGGAGATGGACGCCCGGGGCTGGGAAGAGCTCGACATCCTGATCGTGACCGGCGACGCCTACGTGGATCATCCGGCGTTCGGGCCGGTGCTGATCGCGCGCTTCCTGGAGGGGCGAGGCTACCGCGTGGGCCTCTTGGCTCAGCCCCGCTGGGACGGTCCCGAAGCGCTCCGGGTGATGGGGCGGCCGCGCCTCTTCGTCGGCGTCAGCGCCGGCAACCTGGACAGCATGCTGAACAAGCTCACCGCGCAGAAGAAGGTGCGCTCCGACGACCAGTACTCGCCCGGCGGGCGCCCGAACCAGCGCCCGAACCGCGCGAGCATCGTCTACGCCAACCTGTGCCGGCAGGCGTTTCCGGGCCTGCCGGTGGTGCTCGGCGGGATCGAGGCGTCCCTGCGGCGCATCGCGCACTACGACTACTGGTCGGACTCGGTGCGGCGCTCCGTGCTGCTCGACGCCAAGGCGGACCTCCTGGTGTTCGGCATGGGCGAGCGCGCCGCTTGGGAGATCGCCCAGCGGCTCGCGGCCGGCGAGCGCGCGAGCGACCTCCACGACGTCCGAGGCACCGCGGTGGTCAAGAAGAACCCGGCCGAGTGGCAGCCGCTCGCGGACGCCCCGAGTCGCTTCGTGACGGACGGCAAGCTGGTGGTCTTGCCGTCCTTCGACGACGTGAGCCGTGACAAGCGCGCGTTCGCCAAGATGACGGCGCTCTTCCAGAAGGAGACGAACGCCCACAACGGGCGTCCCTTGCTGCAAGTTCACGGTCAGGAGGCCGTGTACCTGAACCCGCCTGCGTTGCCGCTGGCGGAGGCCGACATGGATGGCCTGTACGCGCTGCCCTTCGCGCGGCGCCCGCACTTCTCGTACGGGCAGGAGCGCATCCCCGCCTTCGAGACCGTCAAGCACTCGATCGTGACGATGCGCGGCTGCTTCGGCGGCTGCACCTTCTGCAGCATCACCGAGCACGAGGGCCGGATCATCCAGAGCCGGTCGGAACGGAGCGTGCTCGACGAAATCCGGCAGCTCTCCCGCATGAGCGGCTTCTCCGGGGTCGTGACCGACGTCGGCGGCCCCACCGCCAACATGTACAAGCTGCACTGCAAGGAGCCGAAGATCGAAGCGGCGTGCCGCCGGCTCTCCTGCGTTCACCCTGGGGTGTGCGAGAACCTCGTCACCGATCACGATCCGCTCGTGCAGCTCCTGCGCAAGGTGAGGCGCGAGAAGGGAGTGAAGCGAGTCTTCATCGCCTCCGGCGTGCGCTACGACTTGGCGGTGAAGAGCCCGGCCTTCATCCGCGAGCTCGCCGAGCACCACACCGGAGGGCAGCTCTCGGTCGCGCCCGAGCACGTCGATCCCGAGGTGCTCGACAAGATGAAGAAGCCCGGAGTCGAGACCTACGAGAGGTTCGCGCAGGCGTTCTGTCAGGCCAGCGACGCCGCCGGCAAGGAGCAGTACCTGGTGCCGTACTACATCACCGGGCATCCGGGCTCGACGCTCGCGGACACCATCGAGCTCGCGCGCTACCTGAAGCGGAACGACATGCGCCCGCGCCAGGTCCAAGACTTCATCCCCACGCCGATGGCGGTGGCCACGGCGATGTACTTCACGGGCCTCGACCCGTTCACGGGAGAGCCGGTGCCGGTGGCGCGGGAGCTGCGCGACAAGCGGCTCTTGAAGGCGCTGATCTTCTGGTGGGATCCCGAGCACTGGCCGCTGGCCCGGGAAGCGCTGAGAAAGGCCGGCAGGAGCGACCTGATCGGCACCAGAGACAGCGCGCTGATCCCGCCGGCTCGTCCGGCCCGGGAGGGACCGCCCAAGGGAGGATGGTATAAGGGCGGACGTGTCGAGCGAGGGCCACGGACGGCGTCCCACGGGCGTGCCCAAGACGCTCAAGGCGGAGGAGGGCGTGCAGAGCGAGGTGATGCGCCGCGTGAAGGCGCCGCACCGCCCCGTGCTGGTCGTCGTCAGCGGTAG